The Alcaligenes faecalis sequence AATAGGAGCCAAGCACTAACTATTGAGTGCCAGGCACTTCATGGGAGCATGAACCTTGCTCAGGATATCCCGCTCAACAAAATGTTGTGCGTAATCGGGAGCTTGTCGTGCGTCTTTGACGCCAAAGCCAATGCGCTTGTCACGGTGATTGTTGTTGTCTCAGTCTCTTGTTCTTTTAGGTTTTCTTGCTCACTCAGGCGCTTTTATAGGCGCATAAGGAGTTGGTACAAGGACGAGAGGCGCTGCGGCCAGGCGGCTTTGGGCTGAAAAGCCTGTGACCAGGAGCTGGCCTCTAGCCTGCCTGGGTGTTGCCAGAGTTTTTGAAGTGGCTAGAGTCGCGCAGTATGATCAGACATTCTGCCCTTGGATCGGGATTGCCATGTTTGCCTATGTCGGGCTGCGTACTGCCTGCTTTGATACGCCTTTAGGGGCGATGCGTCTGTTGGTGGACGCTCAAGGAGCTTTGCTGCGTCTGGACTTCGAGGAAGAGACCGTACATGGCCTGACACCGGAGCAATTGGCCGGTCTGATCTCCGAACCGGCTTTGGCCGAGCCTGTGCAGACTCAACTGGACGCGTATTTTGCTGGCAAGCTGCAGCAGTTTGACCTGCCTTTCAGCCTGCAAGGGACCGAGTTTCAGCAGCAGGTCTGGCAGGCTTTGATGACCATTCCTTATGGTCAGACCTGGACCTATGGCCAGATGGCCGAACATCTGGGCCGACCCAAAGCGGTGCGCGCCGTTGGTCAGGCCTGCGGCTTAAATCCCATCAGTATCATCGTGCCTTGCCATCGTGTGCAGGGTGCCAATGGCATGTTGACTGGCTTTAGCTCCGGCCTGCACCGTAAAGCCAGCTTGCTGGACTTTGAGCGCCGCGTGTATTTGACCGGTGAGGGTGACTTTCAACTCAGCATGCCCGCCCAGCTCGATTTGTTCTAACGCAGGACAGGGCTCACTCCGTACCCAAATCAACAAGCCCCCGTGCACAGAATCACAAGTCCGGGCTTGTCCTCGTCCCTATACTGAATTCCTTAAGAATCAACTATTCCGTGTGGAGACAGACTATGGGGCAGGACGTACAAGCCGAGCGCAAGGCGATTCGCGAACACATGATTATTGACGGCAAACCCGTCACTGAATCTCAAGGACCCATGATTCCCGTTTACGATCCCGCAACGGGGCAAGTGATTGCGCATCAGCCCGAGGCCGGTGCTCAAGGCGTGGATCTGGCTGTGCGTGCTGCGCGCCAGGCTCTGGAGCAGGGCGAATGGGCTCAGATGTTGCCCGCTCAGCGCGAGCGCCTCTTGTTGCGTTTGGCCGATTTGATTGAATCCCACGCGGACGAGCTGGCTCGTCTGGAAACCCTGAACAACGGCAAGCTGCTGTTCTTCTCCTACGGCCTGGAAGTGGCTGCCAGCGCACAATGGCTGCGCTACATGGCTGGCTGGGCCACCAAGATGAATGGCGAATTGCTCTCGC is a genomic window containing:
- a CDS encoding methylated-DNA--[protein]-cysteine S-methyltransferase, producing the protein MFAYVGLRTACFDTPLGAMRLLVDAQGALLRLDFEEETVHGLTPEQLAGLISEPALAEPVQTQLDAYFAGKLQQFDLPFSLQGTEFQQQVWQALMTIPYGQTWTYGQMAEHLGRPKAVRAVGQACGLNPISIIVPCHRVQGANGMLTGFSSGLHRKASLLDFERRVYLTGEGDFQLSMPAQLDLF